In one Podarcis muralis chromosome 7, rPodMur119.hap1.1, whole genome shotgun sequence genomic region, the following are encoded:
- the IRX5 gene encoding iroquois-class homeodomain protein IRX-5 isoform X4, with translation MSWADRRPARLSLLTPAPPPSARPRRVTTHTSSTALIRRPRPQPLSPLTWRRFCLSFSFLQGSPYDHTPGMAGSLGYHPYAAPLGSYPYGDPAYRKNATRDATATLKAWLNEHRKNPYPTKGEKIMLAIITKMTLTQVSTWFANARRRLKKENKMTWTPRNRSEDEEEEENIDLEKNDEEEPQKLEEKGDLEAIEIGAGDPKGGAAGKEADGALSDSDCKEAPDEALSKGGPGASPPLAHCLPAAAAAAAAGRLLLQAHQQLHPAGGEDPQPAHPLPAQYRPPSTDLHPLLPSSNGTSVIHSPQAAPQAAAAAGAGALSKPKLWSLAEIATSADKSKEGSGEAAPQAPSLAGAGSAQSPTARSPSSTHCPFPNGASVLSRPLYYTTSPFYPGYTNYSSFGHLSGNAATAGNPSPHFNGLNQTILNRAEALAKETKILRSQSQFDLSKDSPYELKKGGHPAAQGTDTEPASGWPESLTPKSSF, from the exons ATGAGCTGGGCAGATCGTCGTCCGGCTCGGCTTTCTCTCCTTACGCCGGCTCCACCGCCTTCAGCGCGCCCTCGCCGGGTTACAACTCACACCTCCAGTACGGCGCTGATCCGGCGGCCGCGGCCGCAGCCGCTTTCTCCTCTTACGTG GCGACGCTtctgcctctccttctccttcctccagGGCTCGCCCTACGACCACACCCCCGGCATGGCCGGCTCTTTGGGGTACCACCCTTACGCGGCTCCCTTGGGATCCTACCCCTACGGCGACCCGGCCTACCGGAAAAACGCCACCCGAGACGCCACGGCCACCCTCAAGGCCTGGCTGAACGAGCACCGGAAAAACCCTTACCCCACCAAAGGCGAGAAGATCATGCTGGCCATCATCACCAAGATGACCCTCACGCAGGTCTCCACCTGGTTCGCCAACGCCCGGCGGCGCCTCAAAAAGGAGAATAAAATGACCTGGACTCCCCGGAACCGGAGCGAagacgaggaggaagaggagaacatCGACTTGGAGAAGAACGACGAGGAGGAGCCACAGAAGCTGGAGGAGAAGGGCGATCTGGAGGCGATCGAGATAG GTGCTGGAGACCCGAAGGGAGGCGCGGCAGGCAAAGAAGCCGACGGCGCGTTGAGCGACTCGGATTGTAAAGAAGCCCCCGACGAGGCGTTGTCTAAAGGAGGCCCCGGGGCCTCGCCGCCTTTGGCCCATTGTCTGCCGGCGGCagcggctgctgctgcagcgGGCCGCCTCCTTCTCCAAGCGCACCAGCAGCTGCACCCGGCCGGAGGAGAGGACCCGCAGCCGGCCCACCCGCTGCCCGCCCAGTACAGACCCCCTTCGACGGACCTGCACCCCCTCCTGCCTTCCAGCAACGGGACGTCGGTGATCCACTCGCCCCAGGCGGCTCCccaggcagcagcggcggcgggagcCGGGGCCCTTTCCAAGCCTAAACTGTGGTCTTTGGCGGAGATCGCCACCTCAGCGGACAAATCGAAGGAGGGCAGCGGCGAGGCGGCCCCGCAGGCTCCGAGTTTAGCCGGAGCCGGCTCCGCGCAATCCCCGACGGCGCGGTCGCCTTCCTCCACGCACTGCCCTTTCCCCAATGGCGCCTCGGTCCTCTCGCGGCCCCTCTATTACACCACCAGCCCCTTTTACCCGGGTTACACGAACTACAGCTCTTTCGGACACCTCTCCGGCAACGCGGCGACGGCGGGGAACCCCAGCCCCCATTTTAACGGATTAAACCAGACTATTTTGAACAGAGCGGAAGCCTTGGCTAAAGAAACTAAAATCCTCAGAAGCCAGTCCCAGTTTGATCTTAGTAAAGACTCGCCTTACGAACTGAAGAAAG
- the IRX5 gene encoding iroquois-class homeodomain protein IRX-5 isoform X5, producing the protein MAGSLGYHPYAAPLGSYPYGDPAYRKNATRDATATLKAWLNEHRKNPYPTKGEKIMLAIITKMTLTQVSTWFANARRRLKKENKMTWTPRNRSEDEEEEENIDLEKNDEEEPQKLEEKGDLEAIEIGAGDPKGGAAGKEADGALSDSDCKEAPDEALSKGGPGASPPLAHCLPAAAAAAAAGRLLLQAHQQLHPAGGEDPQPAHPLPAQYRPPSTDLHPLLPSSNGTSVIHSPQAAPQAAAAAGAGALSKPKLWSLAEIATSADKSKEGSGEAAPQAPSLAGAGSAQSPTARSPSSTHCPFPNGASVLSRPLYYTTSPFYPGYTNYSSFGHLSGNAATAGNPSPHFNGLNQTILNRAEALAKETKILRSQSQFDLSKDSPYELKKGGHPAAQGTDTEPASGWPESLTPKSSF; encoded by the exons ATGGCCGGCTCTTTGGGGTACCACCCTTACGCGGCTCCCTTGGGATCCTACCCCTACGGCGACCCGGCCTACCGGAAAAACGCCACCCGAGACGCCACGGCCACCCTCAAGGCCTGGCTGAACGAGCACCGGAAAAACCCTTACCCCACCAAAGGCGAGAAGATCATGCTGGCCATCATCACCAAGATGACCCTCACGCAGGTCTCCACCTGGTTCGCCAACGCCCGGCGGCGCCTCAAAAAGGAGAATAAAATGACCTGGACTCCCCGGAACCGGAGCGAagacgaggaggaagaggagaacatCGACTTGGAGAAGAACGACGAGGAGGAGCCACAGAAGCTGGAGGAGAAGGGCGATCTGGAGGCGATCGAGATAG GTGCTGGAGACCCGAAGGGAGGCGCGGCAGGCAAAGAAGCCGACGGCGCGTTGAGCGACTCGGATTGTAAAGAAGCCCCCGACGAGGCGTTGTCTAAAGGAGGCCCCGGGGCCTCGCCGCCTTTGGCCCATTGTCTGCCGGCGGCagcggctgctgctgcagcgGGCCGCCTCCTTCTCCAAGCGCACCAGCAGCTGCACCCGGCCGGAGGAGAGGACCCGCAGCCGGCCCACCCGCTGCCCGCCCAGTACAGACCCCCTTCGACGGACCTGCACCCCCTCCTGCCTTCCAGCAACGGGACGTCGGTGATCCACTCGCCCCAGGCGGCTCCccaggcagcagcggcggcgggagcCGGGGCCCTTTCCAAGCCTAAACTGTGGTCTTTGGCGGAGATCGCCACCTCAGCGGACAAATCGAAGGAGGGCAGCGGCGAGGCGGCCCCGCAGGCTCCGAGTTTAGCCGGAGCCGGCTCCGCGCAATCCCCGACGGCGCGGTCGCCTTCCTCCACGCACTGCCCTTTCCCCAATGGCGCCTCGGTCCTCTCGCGGCCCCTCTATTACACCACCAGCCCCTTTTACCCGGGTTACACGAACTACAGCTCTTTCGGACACCTCTCCGGCAACGCGGCGACGGCGGGGAACCCCAGCCCCCATTTTAACGGATTAAACCAGACTATTTTGAACAGAGCGGAAGCCTTGGCTAAAGAAACTAAAATCCTCAGAAGCCAGTCCCAGTTTGATCTTAGTAAAGACTCGCCTTACGAACTGAAGAAAG
- the IRX5 gene encoding iroquois-class homeodomain protein IRX-5 isoform X3: MSYPQGYLYQPSASLALYSCPAYSTSVISGPRTDELGRSSSGSAFSPYAGSTAFSAPSPGYNSHLQYGADPAAAAAAAFSSYVGSPYDHTPGMAGSLGYHPYAAPLGSYPYGDPAYRKNATRDATATLKAWLNEHRKNPYPTKGEKIMLAIITKMTLTQVSTWFANARRRLKKENKMTWTPRNRSEDEEEEENIDLEKNDEEEPQKLEEKGDLEAIEIGAGDPKGGAAGKEADGALSDSDCKEAPDEALSKGGPGASPPLAHCLPAAAAAAAAGRLLLQAHQQLHPAGGEDPQPAHPLPAQYRPPSTDLHPLLPSSNGTSVIHSPQAAPQAAAAAGAGALSKPKLWSLAEIATSADKSKEGSGEAAPQAPSLAGAGSAQSPTARSPSSTHCPFPNGASVLSRPLYYTTSPFYPGYTNYSSFGHLSGNAATAGNPSPHFNGLNQTILNRAEALAKETKILRSQSQFDLSKDSPYELKKEKQQERAP; this comes from the exons ATGTCGTATCCTCAGGGTTATTTGTACCAGCCGTCGGCTTCCTTGGCGCTCTACTCCTGCCCGGCGTACAGCACCAGCGTGATCTCCGGCCCCAGGACGGATGAGCTGGGCAGATCGTCGTCCGGCTCGGCTTTCTCTCCTTACGCCGGCTCCACCGCCTTCAGCGCGCCCTCGCCGGGTTACAACTCACACCTCCAGTACGGCGCTGATCCGGCGGCCGCGGCCGCAGCCGCTTTCTCCTCTTACGTG GGCTCGCCCTACGACCACACCCCCGGCATGGCCGGCTCTTTGGGGTACCACCCTTACGCGGCTCCCTTGGGATCCTACCCCTACGGCGACCCGGCCTACCGGAAAAACGCCACCCGAGACGCCACGGCCACCCTCAAGGCCTGGCTGAACGAGCACCGGAAAAACCCTTACCCCACCAAAGGCGAGAAGATCATGCTGGCCATCATCACCAAGATGACCCTCACGCAGGTCTCCACCTGGTTCGCCAACGCCCGGCGGCGCCTCAAAAAGGAGAATAAAATGACCTGGACTCCCCGGAACCGGAGCGAagacgaggaggaagaggagaacatCGACTTGGAGAAGAACGACGAGGAGGAGCCACAGAAGCTGGAGGAGAAGGGCGATCTGGAGGCGATCGAGATAG GTGCTGGAGACCCGAAGGGAGGCGCGGCAGGCAAAGAAGCCGACGGCGCGTTGAGCGACTCGGATTGTAAAGAAGCCCCCGACGAGGCGTTGTCTAAAGGAGGCCCCGGGGCCTCGCCGCCTTTGGCCCATTGTCTGCCGGCGGCagcggctgctgctgcagcgGGCCGCCTCCTTCTCCAAGCGCACCAGCAGCTGCACCCGGCCGGAGGAGAGGACCCGCAGCCGGCCCACCCGCTGCCCGCCCAGTACAGACCCCCTTCGACGGACCTGCACCCCCTCCTGCCTTCCAGCAACGGGACGTCGGTGATCCACTCGCCCCAGGCGGCTCCccaggcagcagcggcggcgggagcCGGGGCCCTTTCCAAGCCTAAACTGTGGTCTTTGGCGGAGATCGCCACCTCAGCGGACAAATCGAAGGAGGGCAGCGGCGAGGCGGCCCCGCAGGCTCCGAGTTTAGCCGGAGCCGGCTCCGCGCAATCCCCGACGGCGCGGTCGCCTTCCTCCACGCACTGCCCTTTCCCCAATGGCGCCTCGGTCCTCTCGCGGCCCCTCTATTACACCACCAGCCCCTTTTACCCGGGTTACACGAACTACAGCTCTTTCGGACACCTCTCCGGCAACGCGGCGACGGCGGGGAACCCCAGCCCCCATTTTAACGGATTAAACCAGACTATTTTGAACAGAGCGGAAGCCTTGGCTAAAGAAACTAAAATCCTCAGAAGCCAGTCCCAGTTTGATCTTAGTAAAGACTCGCCTTACGAACTGAAGAAAG
- the IRX5 gene encoding iroquois-class homeodomain protein IRX-5 isoform X2, translating into MSYPQGYLYQPSASLALYSCPAYSTSVISGPRTDELGRSSSGSAFSPYAGSTAFSAPSPGYNSHLQYGADPAAAAAAAFSSYVGSPYDHTPGMAGSLGYHPYAAPLGSYPYGDPAYRKNATRDATATLKAWLNEHRKNPYPTKGEKIMLAIITKMTLTQVSTWFANARRRLKKENKMTWTPRNRSEDEEEEENIDLEKNDEEEPQKLEEKGDLEAIEIGAGDPKGGAAGKEADGALSDSDCKEAPDEALSKGGPGASPPLAHCLPAAAAAAAAGRLLLQAHQQLHPAGGEDPQPAHPLPAQYRPPSTDLHPLLPSSNGTSVIHSPQAAPQAAAAAGAGALSKPKLWSLAEIATSADKSKEGSGEAAPQAPSLAGAGSAQSPTARSPSSTHCPFPNGASVLSRPLYYTTSPFYPGYTNYSSFGHLSGNAATAGNPSPHFNGLNQTILNRAEALAKETKILRSQSQFDLSKDSPYELKKGFRAEKLGKISARETLDSP; encoded by the exons ATGTCGTATCCTCAGGGTTATTTGTACCAGCCGTCGGCTTCCTTGGCGCTCTACTCCTGCCCGGCGTACAGCACCAGCGTGATCTCCGGCCCCAGGACGGATGAGCTGGGCAGATCGTCGTCCGGCTCGGCTTTCTCTCCTTACGCCGGCTCCACCGCCTTCAGCGCGCCCTCGCCGGGTTACAACTCACACCTCCAGTACGGCGCTGATCCGGCGGCCGCGGCCGCAGCCGCTTTCTCCTCTTACGTG GGCTCGCCCTACGACCACACCCCCGGCATGGCCGGCTCTTTGGGGTACCACCCTTACGCGGCTCCCTTGGGATCCTACCCCTACGGCGACCCGGCCTACCGGAAAAACGCCACCCGAGACGCCACGGCCACCCTCAAGGCCTGGCTGAACGAGCACCGGAAAAACCCTTACCCCACCAAAGGCGAGAAGATCATGCTGGCCATCATCACCAAGATGACCCTCACGCAGGTCTCCACCTGGTTCGCCAACGCCCGGCGGCGCCTCAAAAAGGAGAATAAAATGACCTGGACTCCCCGGAACCGGAGCGAagacgaggaggaagaggagaacatCGACTTGGAGAAGAACGACGAGGAGGAGCCACAGAAGCTGGAGGAGAAGGGCGATCTGGAGGCGATCGAGATAG GTGCTGGAGACCCGAAGGGAGGCGCGGCAGGCAAAGAAGCCGACGGCGCGTTGAGCGACTCGGATTGTAAAGAAGCCCCCGACGAGGCGTTGTCTAAAGGAGGCCCCGGGGCCTCGCCGCCTTTGGCCCATTGTCTGCCGGCGGCagcggctgctgctgcagcgGGCCGCCTCCTTCTCCAAGCGCACCAGCAGCTGCACCCGGCCGGAGGAGAGGACCCGCAGCCGGCCCACCCGCTGCCCGCCCAGTACAGACCCCCTTCGACGGACCTGCACCCCCTCCTGCCTTCCAGCAACGGGACGTCGGTGATCCACTCGCCCCAGGCGGCTCCccaggcagcagcggcggcgggagcCGGGGCCCTTTCCAAGCCTAAACTGTGGTCTTTGGCGGAGATCGCCACCTCAGCGGACAAATCGAAGGAGGGCAGCGGCGAGGCGGCCCCGCAGGCTCCGAGTTTAGCCGGAGCCGGCTCCGCGCAATCCCCGACGGCGCGGTCGCCTTCCTCCACGCACTGCCCTTTCCCCAATGGCGCCTCGGTCCTCTCGCGGCCCCTCTATTACACCACCAGCCCCTTTTACCCGGGTTACACGAACTACAGCTCTTTCGGACACCTCTCCGGCAACGCGGCGACGGCGGGGAACCCCAGCCCCCATTTTAACGGATTAAACCAGACTATTTTGAACAGAGCGGAAGCCTTGGCTAAAGAAACTAAAATCCTCAGAAGCCAGTCCCAGTTTGATCTTAGTAAAGACTCGCCTTACGAACTGAAGAAAG
- the IRX5 gene encoding iroquois-class homeodomain protein IRX-5 isoform X1: MSYPQGYLYQPSASLALYSCPAYSTSVISGPRTDELGRSSSGSAFSPYAGSTAFSAPSPGYNSHLQYGADPAAAAAAAFSSYVGSPYDHTPGMAGSLGYHPYAAPLGSYPYGDPAYRKNATRDATATLKAWLNEHRKNPYPTKGEKIMLAIITKMTLTQVSTWFANARRRLKKENKMTWTPRNRSEDEEEEENIDLEKNDEEEPQKLEEKGDLEAIEIGAGDPKGGAAGKEADGALSDSDCKEAPDEALSKGGPGASPPLAHCLPAAAAAAAAGRLLLQAHQQLHPAGGEDPQPAHPLPAQYRPPSTDLHPLLPSSNGTSVIHSPQAAPQAAAAAGAGALSKPKLWSLAEIATSADKSKEGSGEAAPQAPSLAGAGSAQSPTARSPSSTHCPFPNGASVLSRPLYYTTSPFYPGYTNYSSFGHLSGNAATAGNPSPHFNGLNQTILNRAEALAKETKILRSQSQFDLSKDSPYELKKGGHPAAQGTDTEPASGWPESLTPKSSF; the protein is encoded by the exons ATGTCGTATCCTCAGGGTTATTTGTACCAGCCGTCGGCTTCCTTGGCGCTCTACTCCTGCCCGGCGTACAGCACCAGCGTGATCTCCGGCCCCAGGACGGATGAGCTGGGCAGATCGTCGTCCGGCTCGGCTTTCTCTCCTTACGCCGGCTCCACCGCCTTCAGCGCGCCCTCGCCGGGTTACAACTCACACCTCCAGTACGGCGCTGATCCGGCGGCCGCGGCCGCAGCCGCTTTCTCCTCTTACGTG GGCTCGCCCTACGACCACACCCCCGGCATGGCCGGCTCTTTGGGGTACCACCCTTACGCGGCTCCCTTGGGATCCTACCCCTACGGCGACCCGGCCTACCGGAAAAACGCCACCCGAGACGCCACGGCCACCCTCAAGGCCTGGCTGAACGAGCACCGGAAAAACCCTTACCCCACCAAAGGCGAGAAGATCATGCTGGCCATCATCACCAAGATGACCCTCACGCAGGTCTCCACCTGGTTCGCCAACGCCCGGCGGCGCCTCAAAAAGGAGAATAAAATGACCTGGACTCCCCGGAACCGGAGCGAagacgaggaggaagaggagaacatCGACTTGGAGAAGAACGACGAGGAGGAGCCACAGAAGCTGGAGGAGAAGGGCGATCTGGAGGCGATCGAGATAG GTGCTGGAGACCCGAAGGGAGGCGCGGCAGGCAAAGAAGCCGACGGCGCGTTGAGCGACTCGGATTGTAAAGAAGCCCCCGACGAGGCGTTGTCTAAAGGAGGCCCCGGGGCCTCGCCGCCTTTGGCCCATTGTCTGCCGGCGGCagcggctgctgctgcagcgGGCCGCCTCCTTCTCCAAGCGCACCAGCAGCTGCACCCGGCCGGAGGAGAGGACCCGCAGCCGGCCCACCCGCTGCCCGCCCAGTACAGACCCCCTTCGACGGACCTGCACCCCCTCCTGCCTTCCAGCAACGGGACGTCGGTGATCCACTCGCCCCAGGCGGCTCCccaggcagcagcggcggcgggagcCGGGGCCCTTTCCAAGCCTAAACTGTGGTCTTTGGCGGAGATCGCCACCTCAGCGGACAAATCGAAGGAGGGCAGCGGCGAGGCGGCCCCGCAGGCTCCGAGTTTAGCCGGAGCCGGCTCCGCGCAATCCCCGACGGCGCGGTCGCCTTCCTCCACGCACTGCCCTTTCCCCAATGGCGCCTCGGTCCTCTCGCGGCCCCTCTATTACACCACCAGCCCCTTTTACCCGGGTTACACGAACTACAGCTCTTTCGGACACCTCTCCGGCAACGCGGCGACGGCGGGGAACCCCAGCCCCCATTTTAACGGATTAAACCAGACTATTTTGAACAGAGCGGAAGCCTTGGCTAAAGAAACTAAAATCCTCAGAAGCCAGTCCCAGTTTGATCTTAGTAAAGACTCGCCTTACGAACTGAAGAAAG
- the LOC114602194 gene encoding uncharacterized protein LOC114602194 isoform X2 codes for MKKEMVKRRTAGGGQIKRNSKPAGGKNPRQSSVHFPLRAQVTFGTTLPKRLSSSKPRLSLSLPPLIGVGLWRSAGRVVPIGGKSLPLGVATETRVKPGRRRYGPSGQLQPRALLGFFPGACKGGIRSGKQSCLKKLSTPVSASEAEGHPGS; via the exons atgaagaaggaaatgGTGAAGAGGAGAACAGCTGGCGGCGGGCAAATCAAGAGAAACAGCAAGCcggctgggggaaaaaatcccCGCCAAAGCAGCGTTCATTTTCCGCTGAGAGCACAGGTAACGTTTGGGACTACATTACCCAAGCGCCTTTCTTCCAGCAAGCCCcgcctatctctctctctccccccgcttATTGGTGTTGGCCTTTGGCGTTCTGCCGGACGCGTCGTCCCGATTGGCGGAAAGAGCCTGCCACTCGGCGTTGCTACAGAGACGCGAGTCAAACCTGGGCGAAGGCGCTATGGCCCCAGTGGACAGCTGCAGCCTCGCGCCCTGCTCGGGTTCTTTCCTGGCGCTTGCAAAGGAGGGATCCGGAGTGGAAAG CAGAGCTGTTTAAAGAAGCTTTCCACTCCAGTCAGTGCCTCAGAGGCAGAAG GCCACCCAGGGAGTTAA
- the LOC114602194 gene encoding uncharacterized protein LOC114602194 isoform X1 translates to MKKEMVKRRTAGGGQIKRNSKPAGGKNPRQSSVHFPLRAQVTFGTTLPKRLSSSKPRLSLSLPPLIGVGLWRSAGRVVPIGGKSLPLGVATETRVKPGRRRYGPSGQLQPRALLGFFPGACKGGIRSGKQSCLKKLSTPVSASEAEGVVCTAFLRHTWKLLTK, encoded by the exons atgaagaaggaaatgGTGAAGAGGAGAACAGCTGGCGGCGGGCAAATCAAGAGAAACAGCAAGCcggctgggggaaaaaatcccCGCCAAAGCAGCGTTCATTTTCCGCTGAGAGCACAGGTAACGTTTGGGACTACATTACCCAAGCGCCTTTCTTCCAGCAAGCCCcgcctatctctctctctccccccgcttATTGGTGTTGGCCTTTGGCGTTCTGCCGGACGCGTCGTCCCGATTGGCGGAAAGAGCCTGCCACTCGGCGTTGCTACAGAGACGCGAGTCAAACCTGGGCGAAGGCGCTATGGCCCCAGTGGACAGCTGCAGCCTCGCGCCCTGCTCGGGTTCTTTCCTGGCGCTTGCAAAGGAGGGATCCGGAGTGGAAAG CAGAGCTGTTTAAAGAAGCTTTCCACTCCAGTCAGTGCCTCAGAGGCAGAAG GTGTAGTTTGCACGGCTTTCCTAAGGCACACATGGAAGTTGCTCACCAAATGA